The Zingiber officinale cultivar Zhangliang chromosome 9A, Zo_v1.1, whole genome shotgun sequence genome window below encodes:
- the LOC122020944 gene encoding ascorbate transporter, chloroplastic-like: MAMGTLVSGRGFGSSAVPGTPYQVKCGRAHYKKIYSKLCGDQSAWAGGFILFLQRESCYLSRSILFPVTSCSLSKNTMIAGNAFLGEVAHPPPCYLGNCSNACLTNISFRQRFPARTNCFVSSHGLQLMRRRKLENIGISNDLHDQLVSHLPTRTRANFKSEQYEVPESQLDSLTSSEASSEAVLIGPNVTEVSPWWKQFPKRWVIVLLCFFSFLLCNMDRVNMSIAILPMAAEFNWNSATMGLIQSSFFWGYLLTQIVGGIWADKIGGKLVLGFGVVWWSMATILTPIAAKIGLPFLLVMRAFMGIGEGVAMPAMNNILSKWIPVSERSRSLALVYSGMYLGSVTGLALSPVLIHKFGWPSVFYAFGSLGSIWFALWNANAHSSPKEDPQLSEDESKLILGGSVSKEPVSSIPWKLILSKAPVWALIISHFCHNWGTFILLTWMPTYYNQVLKFNLTESGLFCVLPWLTMAVFANIGGWIADTLVAKGLSITNVRKIMQSIGFLGPAFFLTQLKNANSPALAVLCMACSQGSDAFSQSGLYSNHQDIGPRYAGVLLGLSNTAGVLAGVFGTAVTGLILQRGSWDDVFKVAVVLYIIGTLVWNFFSTGEKILD, encoded by the exons ATGGCGATGGGCACGCTGGTCTCCGGGAGAGGATTCGGCTCATCTGCTGTGCCGG GAACTCCATATCAAGTTAAGTGTGGTAGAGCTCATTATAAGAAGATATATTCCAAGTTATGTGGAGATCAATCTGCATGGGCTGGTGGCTTCATTTTGTTCCTGCAAAGAGAAAGTTGTTATTTGTCGAGATCTATCTTATTTCCTGTTACTTCTTGTTCACTTTCCAAGAATACCATGATTGCTGGAAATGCCTTCCTTGGGGAGGTGGCACATCCACCGCCATGCTATTTAGGTAATTGCTCAAATGCATGTCTGACTAATATCAGTTTCAGGCAGAGATTTCCAGCAAGAACAAATTGTTTTGTTTCTTCACATGGTCTCCAACTAATGCGGAGGAGAAAACTTGAGAATATTGGAATATCTAATGATCTTCATGATCAATTAGTATCACATTTGCCTACTAGAACACGCGCAAACTTCAAATCTGAGCAGTATGAGGTGCCAGAGTCACAGCTTGATTCACTAACTTCTTCAGAAGCATCCAGCGAAGCAGTTTTAATTGGTCCAAATGTTACAGAAGTATCTCCTTGGTGGAAACAGTTCCCTAAACGTTGGGTGATTGTGCTATTGTGCTTCTTTTCGTTTCTACTTTGCAATATGGACCGA GTCAACATGAGCATCGCTATCCTTCCAATGGCAGCAGAGTTTAATTGGAATTCAGCAACTATGGGCCTAATTCAGTCATCATTTTTCTGGGGTTACCTACTTACCCAG ATTGTTGGTGGCATCTGGGCAGATAAAATTGGTGGTAAACTGGTTTTAGGCTTTGGTGTTGTTTGGTGGTCTATGGCAACAATTCTAACTCCAATTGCTGCTAAGATTGGACTTCCATTTTTGTTAGTTATGCGTGCTTTCATGGGAATTGGTGAG GGAGTTGCTATGCCTGCAATGAATAACATACTTTCCAAATGGATTCCTGTATCCGAGAGAAGCAGATCTCTTGCACTGGTCTACAGTGGAATGTACCTTGGTTCTGTCACTGGCTTGGCTCTTTCACCAGTTTTAATTCATAAGTTTGGATGGCCTTCTGTTTTCTATGCATTTGGATCACTTGGAAGTATTTGGTTTGCTTTGTGGAATGCTAAT GCACATAGTTCTCCCAAGGAAGACCCACAGCTTAGTGAAGATGAAAGTAAGCTTATCCTTGGAGGAAGTGTCTCAAAGGAGCCTGTCTCTTCCATTCCATGGAAATTAATCTTATCAAAGGCTCCAGTGTGGGCCCTAATAATATCCCATTTTTGTCATAACTGGGGCACCTTTATCCTCTTGACATGGATGCCTACTTATTATAATCAG GTGTTGAAGTTTAATCTCACAGAATCCGGTCTCTTCTGTGTCTTGCCATGGTTAACTATGGCGGTCTTTGCAAATATAGGAGGCTGGATCGCAGATACTCTGGTGGCAAAAGGACTTTCTATAACCAACGTTCGTAAA ATAATGCAGTCAATTGGCTTCCTTGGGCCTGCTTTCTTTCTCACACAGCTAAAGAATGCGAACAGCCCAGCCTTAGCTGTGCTATGTATGGCTTGCAGTCAG GGTAGTGATGCCTTCTCCCAGTCTGGTCTATATTCCAATCATCAAGATATTGGCCCACGATATGCG GGAGTGTTGCTGGGACTATCAAACACAGCTGGAGTTCTCGCTGGAGTCTTTGGCACTGCCGTGACCGGCTTGATTCTACAACGAG GCTCTTGGGATGATGTTTTCAAGGTAGCCGTCGTCTTGTACATCATTGGCACTTTGGTTTGGAACTTTTTTTCCACTGGTGAGAAAATTCTTGACTAA